A window from Mytilus edulis unplaced genomic scaffold, xbMytEdul2.2 SCAFFOLD_178, whole genome shotgun sequence encodes these proteins:
- the LOC139509401 gene encoding UBX domain-containing protein 4-like produces MKWFSGSIGDAIQKSKREKRIFIVYITGQDELSKKMDATLENTEVTALCGDQHCVALKLKANGEECGFFSQIYPVVTVPSVYFIAVNGSPIEVTAGYVEPNAFCQIIQSVIKNHRAQTDVSPPLDTQSIKMSNVQTAVSSGQPASGQADSASSNHTVTTDSNSAAPALEERIDIAKQKIEEKRLQKQEIEEEGRRQKEIERRKLGQDMAKLKQFQEEKKRKELQEQLAKERTEKTKERERIKQELEKDRYIYLNLQKSEDTTMLPVGICLLNT; encoded by the exons ATGAAATGGTTTTCAGGATCCATTGGTGACGCCATTCAAAAGTCAAAAAGAGAGAAACGCATATTTATAGTATATATCACAG GTCAAGATGAACTTTCAAAGAAAATGGATGCCACTTTGGAAAACACAGAAGTAACAGCATTGTGTGGAGATCAACACTGTGTAGCTCTAAAACTAAAAGCTAATGG tgaaGAATGTGGATTTTTCTCACAGATTT ACCCAGTTGTTACAGTGCCTTCAGTATATTTTATAGCTGTGAATGGTTCACCTATTGAAGTAACAGCTGGTTATGTGGAACCTAATGCTTTTTGTCAGATCATACAATCAGTCATTAAA AACCACAGAGCTCAGACTGATGTCTCTCCTCCTTTGGACACACAATCTATCAAAATGTCTAATGTACAAACAGCAGTTTCCAGTGGTCAGCCTGCTTCTGGACAAGCAGATTCAGCATCAAGCAATCACACCGTCACTACAGATTCTAATTCAGCTGCTCCAGCATTGGAAGAAAGAATAGAcat agcaaaacaaaagattgaAGAAAAAAGATTGCAAAAACAAGAAATAGAGGAAGAAGGAAGAAGACAGAAAGAAATagaaagaagaaaattgggacaGGATATGGCCAAACTTAAGCAATTTcaagaagaaaagaaaagaaaagagttACAGGAGCAGTTAGCCAAGGAGAGGACAGAAAAGACTAAAGAAAGGGAGAGAATAAAACAAGAATTAGAAAAAGACAGGTATATTTATTTAAACTTGCAAAAGTCTGAAGACACTACAATGTTGCCTGTTGGTATATGTCTTTTAAATACATGA